One segment of Papaver somniferum cultivar HN1 unplaced genomic scaffold, ASM357369v1 unplaced-scaffold_81, whole genome shotgun sequence DNA contains the following:
- the LOC113345199 gene encoding glutamate receptor 2.7-like, which translates to MLLANRFQPTFTDVSHLIKNRYNVGYKNGSFIEGMLKQMGFDESNLKVCHAPEGLDEAFSKQRQDGGILAAFDELPYIELLLAQYCDKYTKVGDIYPTGGFGFVFPKGSPLGLEISRTILSVREGKEKMKRIRNAWFGIKRSCSDHNSLGSSYGLTLYSFRYLFVFVGVISLIPLLAYLLSFLHKNKTILTSPNTSIIRKVIKLVGKFNGEDENRLRYYEYHAGIGNKERREVPPP; encoded by the exons ATGTTGTTGGCTAATAGATTTCAACCAACCTTCACTGATGTTAGCCATCTCATCAAGAATAGGTACAATGTTGGATACAAGAACGGTTCATTCATTGAGGGAATGCTAAAGCAAATGGGTTTTGATGAGTCTAATCTGAAGGTGTGTCACGCGCCAGAAGGATTGGATGAAGCTTTCTCAAAACAGAGACAAGACGGAGGTATTTTGGCTGCATTTGATGAGCTTCCTTACATTGAACTCCTACTCGCACAATATTGTGATAAGTACACCAAGGTTGGAGATATCTACCCGACTGGTGGATTTGGTTTT GTGTTCCCAAAAGGTTCTCCTTTGGGACTTGAAATTTCAAGGACAATCCTAAGTGTAAGAGAGGgtaaagagaaaatgaaaaggatTCGAAATGCTTGGTTCGGGATTAAACGAAGTTGTTCGGACCATAATTCCTTGGGATCTTCATATGGTCTTACTCTTTATAGTTTTCGATACCTTTTTGTCTTTGTTGGAGTTATTTCACTGATTCCATTACTTGCATACTTGCTAAGTTTTCtacataaaaacaaaacaatctTGACCTCTCCAAATACTTCAATTATTCGAAAAGTTATAAAGTTGGTGGGAAAATTCAACGGGGAGGATGAAAACCGCTTGAGATACTATGAGTACCATGCTGGAATCGGTAATAAAGAACGGAGGGAAGTGCCCCCGCCCTAG